A single genomic interval of Fructobacillus americanaquae harbors:
- a CDS encoding MFS transporter, producing MTSNSKMNFSQMKRAALVVAAALFMQMLDSTIVTTALPQIATDLKVAQSTASLLVSVYMLFAAIFIPLSGWLAKKVRRKNLFLLAVGLFTVSSVLAGLFNNLTYLLVMRAIQGMSGALMVPVGRLIILENTEPKKMLQILSYLVWPALLAPAIAPLLGGYVIASLSWHWIFFLNLPIGLLIILTGVFFILDDNEREDLPFDLFGFVLVAVAGGGLLIASEMLSRGLSLFFWGFLVLFVSLVFLALAWHHLSASDQPLFSLEPLKVKTFRVYESGGSIFWMTIGALPYLLTLLLQVAFHWSPIMAGTYVIFIFVGNIAIKPFTTVIIRRLGYKYALVVALSLASLATLLMAAFHADSTKVWIAFVAFVSGVGRSLALTAYNSLSFSELSKEQKNSANTLTSVLQMLSQALGVGIAATILALLGQVVKVTTAYQLTFLIVGLVSLYPLMEVLTLPKDAGAKTLS from the coding sequence ATGACCAGTAATTCGAAAATGAATTTTTCGCAGATGAAACGGGCGGCCTTGGTCGTAGCTGCCGCCCTGTTTATGCAAATGCTTGATTCGACCATTGTCACAACAGCACTACCACAGATTGCAACTGATTTGAAAGTAGCCCAGAGTACGGCCTCATTACTCGTATCAGTCTATATGCTGTTTGCTGCCATTTTTATTCCATTGTCTGGTTGGTTAGCTAAAAAGGTTCGCCGTAAGAACTTATTTTTGCTGGCCGTCGGTCTTTTCACGGTTTCATCTGTGTTGGCCGGCCTCTTTAATAACTTAACCTATCTGTTGGTCATGCGCGCTATTCAGGGGATGTCCGGGGCATTGATGGTCCCTGTTGGCCGGCTAATTATTTTGGAAAATACAGAGCCAAAGAAAATGCTCCAAATCCTGTCTTACCTGGTATGGCCAGCACTCTTGGCACCGGCAATTGCTCCCTTACTTGGGGGTTATGTGATTGCGAGCCTATCCTGGCATTGGATTTTCTTTTTAAATTTGCCAATTGGCCTGTTAATTATTTTAACGGGAGTGTTTTTTATTTTGGATGATAACGAACGGGAGGACTTGCCCTTTGATTTATTTGGTTTCGTGCTTGTAGCGGTTGCCGGTGGGGGTCTCTTGATTGCTTCCGAAATGCTGTCACGCGGTCTCTCTCTTTTTTTCTGGGGCTTCTTGGTGCTTTTCGTGTCCCTCGTCTTTTTGGCCTTGGCCTGGCACCATCTTTCAGCGAGCGACCAACCGCTATTCTCCCTGGAGCCTCTAAAAGTAAAAACTTTTCGAGTCTATGAATCGGGCGGATCAATCTTTTGGATGACGATTGGTGCTTTGCCATACCTTTTGACCTTGCTTTTGCAAGTTGCCTTTCATTGGTCACCGATCATGGCTGGAACCTATGTTATTTTTATTTTTGTTGGCAATATTGCCATTAAGCCATTTACCACAGTAATTATTCGGCGGTTAGGCTACAAGTATGCTCTGGTAGTGGCCCTCAGTCTAGCAAGCTTAGCAACCTTGCTGATGGCAGCCTTTCATGCTGATAGTACAAAGGTCTGGATTGCCTTCGTTGCTTTTGTATCTGGTGTTGGCCGTTCATTAGCCTTGACTGCTTACAACTCGTTGTCCTTTTCAGAACTTTCAAAAGAGCAGAAGAATTCAGCCAATACCTTGACGTCGGTCCTACAAATGCTGTCACAGGCACTCGGAGTCGGAATTGCTGCGACAATTTTGGCTTTGCTTGGACAAGTGGTGAAAGTGACAACTGCTTATCAGCTAACTTTCTTGATTGTGGGGTTAGTTTCCTTGTATCCACTTATGGAGGTTTTAACCTTACCTAAGGATGCAGGTGCAAAAACTCTCAGTTAA
- a CDS encoding carbonic anhydrase family protein, whose product MEKLDYRFQSAWTATALSNQESPIEINQSAVFMGDDWQVDWTNFQNTPVKKSQEVIGDQFYCQGQLILNQQAWHVVRFHIHDGAEHLIDGQRYAAEIHIVCQNQLGQTMVVGAFAEVDENHPFIFAPLFSEEKKMVNLQDLLPVEKRGCFTYTGSLTTPPLKKDINWVLLDEPVGISPQDLATFAEAYPDNYRECQPLFGRTVVYHHLSPMHHSK is encoded by the coding sequence ATGGAAAAGCTGGATTATCGTTTTCAAAGTGCCTGGACAGCCACGGCTTTAAGTAACCAAGAATCACCGATTGAGATTAACCAATCAGCCGTTTTTATGGGGGATGATTGGCAAGTTGACTGGACTAATTTTCAAAACACGCCGGTTAAGAAGAGTCAAGAGGTGATTGGCGATCAGTTTTATTGTCAGGGCCAGCTGATTTTAAATCAGCAGGCTTGGCATGTTGTGCGTTTTCACATTCATGATGGTGCTGAACATCTGATTGATGGCCAGCGCTATGCTGCCGAGATTCACATCGTTTGTCAAAATCAGCTTGGCCAAACGATGGTTGTTGGGGCCTTTGCTGAAGTCGACGAAAATCACCCGTTCATCTTTGCCCCACTATTTTCGGAAGAAAAAAAGATGGTCAATCTGCAGGATTTGCTGCCTGTGGAAAAGAGGGGTTGCTTCACCTATACGGGCTCGTTAACCACACCACCGTTGAAAAAAGACATTAATTGGGTGTTGTTAGACGAACCGGTGGGGATAAGTCCCCAAGATTTGGCGACTTTTGCCGAGGCCTATCCGGATAACTACCGGGAATGTCAGCCCTTATTCGGGCGGACGGTGGTTTATCACCACTTATCACCGATGCATCATTCAAAGTAA
- a CDS encoding M13-type metalloendopeptidase, with amino-acid sequence MVAKYQDDFYQAVNQEWLNQAEIPADKPVTGGFYDLADKIEDLERATVKEIEAGQKQVAALDQFVALHQLTKDWDRRGQNEAGQVQQFLQPLLKIKNWDDFQEAEGQLILDSYTTPLALTVSPDSKNTARNELWLANPGLILPDTTSYQDEDSKKELLATWSTMVTGLLQRFGFAELEAQKLVDDTLAFDQLLADSESSRETLSDYWKNYHPTALADLTKQFTDYRIAEVIEKVLGQKPEKVIIFDGAFFAQANAVYQEKNFALIKAWSIVQNMLDIAKLLGNQSRIDAGVFGRKLSGAKEAVDADKAAFRQARAFFAQIVGRWYGQTYFGEAAKKDVEKMVRDLIGVYDDRFDQQQWLSAATREKAKVKLAALQVKVGYPDQIPAYLEDRKVDVHKTLLENVEAFSKAAVADHFSRWGQAPDTSRWEMPGDLVNAYYSPEFNQIVFPAAILQAPFYDYHQSSSQNFGGIGTVIAHEITHAFDTNGARYDEHGNLKEWWTKEDFEHFEQKTQAVVAAFDGQDSAGAKINGHLTVSENVADLGGVSAALAAAKEQKDFDAKAFFENFATLWRQKAAPAYLAMLAKIDVHAPAKLRTNVILPNFDDFHQTYGIQAGDRMWLDPDKRIQIW; translated from the coding sequence ATGGTAGCAAAGTATCAAGATGATTTTTATCAAGCAGTCAATCAGGAGTGGTTAAATCAGGCTGAAATTCCAGCCGACAAACCCGTGACTGGTGGCTTTTATGACTTGGCCGATAAAATTGAAGACTTGGAACGAGCCACAGTCAAAGAAATCGAAGCCGGTCAAAAGCAAGTCGCCGCTTTGGACCAGTTTGTTGCTCTCCATCAGTTAACCAAGGACTGGGACCGTCGTGGCCAAAATGAAGCCGGTCAAGTCCAACAATTCTTGCAGCCGTTGCTGAAGATTAAAAACTGGGATGACTTCCAAGAAGCCGAAGGGCAATTGATTTTGGATTCTTATACGACACCGTTAGCATTGACGGTTAGTCCAGATTCAAAGAATACGGCCCGCAATGAATTGTGGTTGGCCAATCCAGGGCTGATTTTACCTGATACAACGAGTTACCAGGACGAAGACAGCAAAAAGGAGCTGTTGGCTACTTGGTCGACAATGGTTACTGGGCTGTTGCAACGGTTTGGTTTTGCAGAGCTAGAGGCGCAGAAATTAGTTGATGACACGCTCGCTTTTGACCAACTTTTGGCAGATAGTGAAAGTTCTCGTGAAACGTTGTCGGATTATTGGAAGAATTACCATCCCACGGCCTTGGCTGATTTGACAAAACAATTCACCGACTACCGGATTGCTGAGGTGATTGAAAAGGTACTGGGGCAAAAGCCGGAAAAGGTGATCATCTTTGATGGGGCATTCTTCGCTCAGGCCAACGCTGTCTACCAAGAAAAGAACTTTGCCTTGATTAAGGCTTGGTCAATTGTTCAAAATATGCTCGATATTGCCAAATTATTGGGGAACCAAAGTCGCATCGATGCTGGTGTCTTTGGTCGAAAACTGTCTGGTGCTAAAGAGGCGGTTGATGCAGACAAGGCTGCTTTCCGTCAGGCTCGAGCCTTTTTTGCCCAAATCGTTGGTCGCTGGTACGGTCAAACCTATTTTGGCGAGGCCGCTAAAAAAGATGTCGAGAAGATGGTCCGTGACTTGATTGGCGTTTATGATGACCGCTTTGACCAACAACAGTGGTTGTCCGCTGCTACGCGCGAAAAGGCCAAGGTGAAGTTGGCTGCCTTGCAAGTCAAGGTCGGTTATCCTGATCAGATTCCCGCATACTTGGAGGATCGCAAAGTTGATGTTCACAAGACGCTCTTAGAAAACGTAGAAGCCTTTTCCAAGGCGGCCGTGGCCGATCACTTTAGCCGGTGGGGACAGGCACCGGATACGAGTCGTTGGGAAATGCCGGGTGATTTGGTAAATGCCTATTATTCACCAGAGTTTAATCAAATTGTCTTCCCGGCAGCTATTTTGCAAGCACCATTTTATGATTATCATCAATCATCAAGCCAAAACTTTGGCGGAATTGGGACGGTGATTGCCCATGAAATTACTCACGCCTTTGACACTAACGGTGCGCGTTATGATGAACATGGAAACCTGAAAGAATGGTGGACCAAGGAAGACTTCGAACACTTTGAGCAGAAGACACAGGCGGTGGTTGCTGCTTTTGATGGACAGGATTCGGCTGGTGCCAAAATTAATGGGCACTTGACGGTTTCCGAAAACGTTGCTGACTTGGGTGGTGTCTCTGCCGCTTTGGCAGCCGCTAAGGAACAAAAGGACTTTGATGCGAAGGCCTTCTTTGAAAATTTTGCAACATTGTGGCGACAAAAGGCAGCACCGGCTTACCTGGCCATGCTAGCGAAGATTGATGTCCATGCACCGGCGAAGTTGCGGACGAATGTTATCTTGCCGAACTTTGATGACTTCCACCAAACTTATGGCATTCAGGCAGGAGATAGGATGTGGCTGGATCCAGACAAAAGAATCCAAATTTGGTAA
- the trhA gene encoding PAQR family membrane homeostasis protein TrhA — translation MEIKKHGKAYQIVYEVLNAVTHGLGFILAVIASIFLALKIVRDGRTSGIEIAAVSIYLTSVSLFLLASTLFHSLVFTRAAKIFQFMDHAGIYLVILGSYTPYTWLVLKGGWGFGIWSAILLMTIAGLIYDLFLVGRFPWLSVLIYLVMGWLIIIAMPLLWTALSPAAFWLLLAGGVVYSLGTIFYLVPRIPMGHVYWHVFVLVGAGLMYCSIYLTL, via the coding sequence TGAGGTTTTAAATGCCGTGACTCATGGTCTTGGCTTTATTTTAGCCGTGATTGCCAGTATCTTTTTAGCGTTAAAAATAGTTCGTGATGGTCGGACGAGTGGCATTGAAATCGCCGCGGTCAGCATTTATTTGACCTCGGTATCACTATTTTTACTAGCATCGACACTTTTTCACTCACTCGTTTTTACTAGGGCAGCCAAGATTTTCCAATTTATGGATCATGCCGGTATTTATCTTGTGATATTAGGCTCCTATACGCCCTATACCTGGTTAGTTTTGAAGGGAGGGTGGGGTTTTGGCATTTGGTCAGCCATCCTATTGATGACCATTGCCGGTCTGATTTATGATTTGTTTTTGGTCGGCCGCTTTCCCTGGTTATCTGTACTGATCTACCTAGTGATGGGCTGGCTTATTATTATTGCCATGCCGCTATTATGGACTGCCTTATCACCAGCTGCCTTTTGGCTACTTTTAGCCGGTGGCGTGGTATACTCTCTTGGAACCATTTTTTACCTAGTACCACGAATTCCCATGGGTCATGTTTATTGGCATGTTTTTGTTCTTGTTGGTGCCGGACTCATGTATTGCTCAATATATCTAACGCTTTAG